Proteins from one Halogeometricum sp. S1BR25-6 genomic window:
- a CDS encoding AAC(3) family N-acetyltransferase encodes MTTYANAPTQARRVGNLVKHQALKQVRLRRGASRASKSAFDDLLDRHAVGHDQVFVHAGLGDVRDAFDVDPYRFLLGRLAERFESVVAPGFTDYFTVSGVYHKQFSRPKHGAFVRQFHEDADYRTDDAIKSFLVKGPYRFDDCVHRDTYHEEGCFARLVRDEALLMNVGTPWFTCSHLHYLEAKHDVPYVETRTHEGVIYRTPTEHERIEQTYETLRSPLYSWNKPKIMRRLRRAGALNTYDLNGLNVYVSRLDKVERVLGAELRDDPYYLVTL; translated from the coding sequence GTGACGACGTACGCGAACGCACCGACGCAGGCGCGTCGCGTCGGCAACCTGGTGAAACACCAGGCGCTCAAACAGGTGCGGCTTCGACGCGGCGCCTCACGGGCGTCGAAATCGGCGTTCGACGACCTGTTGGACCGACACGCCGTCGGACACGACCAAGTGTTCGTTCACGCCGGCCTCGGCGACGTGAGAGACGCGTTCGACGTCGACCCCTACCGCTTTCTGCTCGGTCGACTGGCGGAGCGATTCGAGAGCGTCGTGGCGCCGGGGTTCACCGACTACTTCACCGTCTCGGGGGTGTACCACAAGCAGTTCTCGCGGCCGAAGCACGGCGCGTTCGTCCGGCAGTTCCACGAGGACGCCGACTACCGGACGGACGACGCGATAAAGTCGTTTCTGGTGAAGGGACCGTACCGCTTCGACGACTGCGTCCACCGCGACACCTACCACGAAGAGGGATGTTTCGCCCGACTGGTACGCGACGAGGCGCTTCTAATGAACGTCGGAACGCCGTGGTTCACCTGCTCGCATCTCCACTACCTCGAAGCGAAGCACGATGTGCCGTACGTGGAGACGCGGACTCACGAGGGCGTCATCTATCGGACGCCCACGGAGCACGAACGGATCGAGCAGACGTACGAGACGCTGCGGTCGCCGCTGTACTCGTGGAACAAGCCGAAGATAATGCGTCGCCTTCGACGCGCCGGCGCGCTGAACACGTACGACCTGAACGGCCTCAACGTCTACGTCTCTCGACTCGACAAGGTGGAACGCGTGCTGGGTGCCGAACTCCGCGACGACCCCTACTATCTCGTCACTCTCTGA
- a CDS encoding DedA family protein: MSITQTLLELLVRYGYIGIFVFTFLETSMVFPFLPSEVAVPAIAAVAVASTQGALVFALAGAAGGTIGGLFAYRAFGTKGASAAEAYGGRINVSQTEIDRGQRLFNRWGQHSVLWGRFLPFVRSVVSIPAGFAGMNVVRFTVYTAVGTFLFNLAVAALLLYGKRQFDRLGFRHVAGELLRIGGAHAASNPVVAALVAAVLVVAVGWGVRRMVSADG, translated from the coding sequence ATGAGCATCACGCAGACCCTCCTCGAACTTCTCGTTCGGTACGGCTACATCGGCATCTTCGTCTTCACGTTTCTCGAGACATCGATGGTGTTCCCGTTTCTCCCCAGCGAGGTCGCCGTCCCCGCGATAGCCGCCGTCGCCGTCGCGTCGACGCAGGGGGCCCTCGTGTTCGCTCTCGCCGGTGCGGCCGGCGGGACGATAGGGGGACTGTTCGCGTACCGCGCCTTCGGGACGAAAGGGGCGTCGGCCGCCGAGGCGTACGGCGGACGTATCAACGTCTCGCAGACGGAGATAGACCGCGGGCAACGTCTGTTCAACCGGTGGGGGCAACACTCCGTCCTCTGGGGACGATTCCTGCCGTTCGTCCGGTCGGTCGTCTCCATCCCCGCCGGCTTCGCGGGGATGAACGTCGTTCGCTTCACCGTCTACACCGCGGTCGGAACGTTCCTGTTCAACCTCGCGGTGGCCGCCCTGCTGTTGTACGGAAAGCGGCAGTTCGACCGACTCGGCTTCCGTCACGTCGCCGGCGAACTGCTCCGTATCGGAGGGGCGCACGCCGCCTCGAACCCCGTCGTCGCGGCTCTCGTCGCCGCGGTTCTCGTCGTCGCGGTCGGATGGGGCGTCCGCCGGATGGTTTCGGCGGACGGGTAG
- a CDS encoding glycosyl hydrolase, producing MHLGDVRDGTLYCTSGLESVVLNPADGTAVRSRFPDPPGVPKRIRFRALHSTVGKSFLAPVTGRYQSSNVWALSAESLLANVGSRVYRSGDGGRSWMHVLDLPPSSPPKGLLPSSVCRYEGDVYLAEYALRDEPGRIRVSDDDGRTWSVFLERDDVRHFHGVYADPHGGMLWANTGDGDEESSIGVVADGRYEPLGSGSQAWRGVQLGFTPEAVFWGKDASFAANKPIYKLPRERLSDPSPEPDVVGATDGVLFYVETVEHGGEHYVVGSASSQTGVDSTAPADQQRNTCPREVRVLAASSADGYESWHELCSFERRRTLGDVLPRVPTTDAHAFVRADSKLGLLVNPSNTAARDGQVLRIPLSDLADTVDAGSTRASSRRPPSIRSVAKRFLR from the coding sequence ATGCATCTGGGGGACGTTCGCGACGGAACACTGTACTGCACGTCCGGTCTGGAGTCCGTCGTGCTAAATCCCGCCGACGGGACGGCGGTTCGGAGTCGGTTTCCGGACCCGCCCGGCGTTCCGAAGCGCATCCGGTTCCGAGCGTTGCACTCCACCGTCGGAAAATCGTTTCTCGCTCCCGTCACGGGGCGTTACCAGTCGTCGAACGTCTGGGCGCTCTCCGCGGAGTCGCTCCTCGCCAACGTCGGTTCGCGCGTCTACCGCTCGGGAGACGGGGGTCGCTCGTGGATGCACGTTCTCGACCTTCCTCCATCGTCCCCGCCGAAAGGACTCCTGCCCAGTTCCGTCTGCCGCTACGAGGGCGACGTGTATCTCGCGGAGTACGCCCTCCGCGACGAACCGGGCCGTATCCGCGTCAGCGACGACGACGGGCGCACGTGGTCGGTGTTCCTCGAACGCGACGACGTGCGGCACTTTCACGGCGTCTACGCCGACCCCCATGGAGGGATGCTCTGGGCGAATACCGGCGACGGGGACGAGGAGAGTTCTATCGGCGTCGTCGCCGACGGGCGGTACGAACCCCTCGGCTCCGGGAGTCAGGCGTGGCGGGGCGTCCAACTCGGATTCACGCCCGAGGCCGTCTTCTGGGGTAAGGACGCGTCGTTCGCCGCGAACAAACCCATCTACAAGCTTCCGCGCGAACGCCTCTCGGACCCGAGTCCCGAACCGGACGTCGTCGGAGCCACGGACGGCGTCCTGTTCTACGTCGAGACGGTCGAACACGGCGGCGAACACTACGTCGTCGGGTCGGCGAGTTCGCAGACGGGCGTCGACAGCACGGCCCCCGCGGACCAGCAGCGAAACACCTGTCCGCGGGAGGTGCGCGTCCTCGCCGCGTCCAGCGCGGACGGCTACGAGTCGTGGCACGAACTCTGCTCCTTCGAACGCCGACGCACCCTCGGCGACGTGCTTCCGCGGGTCCCGACGACGGACGCACACGCCTTCGTTCGCGCCGACTCGAAACTCGGTCTCCTGGTAAATCCGTCCAACACCGCCGCGCGCGATGGTCAGGTGCTCCGGATACCGCTGTCGGACCTCGCCGACACCGTCGACGCGGGTTCGACGCGCGCGTCCTCCCGACGACCCCCGTCGATTCGGAGCGTTGCAAAGCGTTTCCTCCGTTGA
- a CDS encoding bacterio-opsin activator domain-containing protein, producing MTAESTATQSAVRVRLLGDGASASDVRSLLRDDERVSLLPTSGEGETRAGASTNEDADADCLVCTTVDAIPTRGFGPAPVVVVLPNPDDESVSTAYRAGATDVLAPTESLPAQVAWLSGADELDGEGGKSAATLVESANAFDDAACVLDRRWRVGAATDAFAELVGEHPADASADGESESDHPSEDPGANADTETHLWSDYPSLRAVGASCWEAVLSGETTVFEETLPDGRRVSGQAVPLPDGVALRFRDVTEETETRESLDRYERILETIDDGIYILDENFLITEVNDAVTQMTGYDREELVGSHSTMLADESVIVEASALIQEILMGERSDGRLDVELQTADGSTLPVETRFSALSFNDGSHGMVGVIRDITDRKRYEKTLTSLNRSAHELFESQTKPDVGETVLNTATEILELESVVVYLYDEEAGALRPVAWEGEGTPTRIGPGDGALWTCFAEHESIALGTVETTLDEWDELAPADVPELSNGESVVIPLGEHGVLATVSSGEDSPRGQSTLTHLLAANAEAALDRVARSVELERRRGELSQRNEELTSLNRFNELLREVNRVLVEADSREAIEKAVCEQLVDGPSIAFAWVGTYDRVSESIVPRAWAGAERGYLDCLTDDPESFEVEPSVRTIQNGETTVVDNAGQRIQEYRWRRDALDRGFVSVASFPLTYGEFGYGALTVYATEPNAFDERTRLMFEELGVTTANAINGAEAKESLHTESLIELDIRITSPNAPLLRISQAFGGQIELEGTVPQPSGSSLLYLTVKGSDADIESLSSLTVVERVRKVVERDDETLVEVQLAAEALPSRLADLGAVVRTLSSTPDALDVVVELAPGSDVREFVELLQEQYPGTELSAKRTRERSIETQQSFRAGLREALTDRQFEALRTAYFSGYFDWPRERTASDLAESLGVAQPTFARHLRVAERKLLDNLLSDEQRRRR from the coding sequence ATGACCGCCGAGTCGACTGCGACCCAGTCCGCGGTGCGAGTCCGTCTCCTCGGCGACGGCGCCTCCGCGTCGGACGTCCGGAGTCTCCTTCGCGACGACGAACGCGTCTCGCTGCTACCCACGTCCGGAGAGGGCGAGACACGGGCAGGCGCGAGTACGAACGAAGACGCTGACGCGGACTGTCTCGTCTGTACGACCGTCGACGCCATCCCGACCAGGGGATTCGGTCCCGCTCCGGTCGTCGTCGTCCTTCCGAACCCGGACGACGAGTCGGTAAGCACCGCCTACCGCGCGGGCGCGACAGACGTGCTCGCCCCCACCGAGTCGCTCCCGGCGCAGGTCGCGTGGCTCTCGGGTGCCGACGAACTCGATGGCGAGGGCGGAAAGTCGGCGGCGACGCTCGTCGAGAGCGCGAACGCATTCGACGACGCCGCGTGCGTTCTCGACCGGCGCTGGCGAGTCGGAGCGGCGACCGACGCGTTCGCCGAACTCGTGGGGGAGCACCCGGCGGATGCGAGCGCCGACGGGGAATCTGAGTCCGACCATCCGTCCGAGGACCCCGGCGCCAACGCGGACACCGAGACGCACTTGTGGTCCGACTATCCGTCCCTGCGCGCGGTGGGAGCGTCGTGTTGGGAGGCGGTGCTGTCCGGGGAGACGACGGTGTTCGAGGAGACGCTTCCCGACGGGCGGCGCGTGTCGGGGCAGGCCGTCCCTCTGCCCGACGGCGTCGCGCTCCGATTCCGCGACGTCACCGAGGAGACGGAGACGCGGGAGTCGCTGGACCGCTACGAACGCATCCTGGAGACCATCGACGACGGCATCTACATCCTCGACGAGAACTTCCTCATCACGGAAGTCAACGACGCCGTCACGCAGATGACGGGGTACGACCGCGAGGAACTGGTCGGCTCGCACTCGACGATGCTCGCGGACGAGTCGGTCATCGTGGAGGCCAGCGCCCTCATCCAGGAGATACTGATGGGCGAGCGGTCGGACGGCCGTCTCGACGTCGAGTTGCAGACGGCGGACGGGAGCACGCTACCCGTCGAGACGCGCTTCTCCGCGCTCTCGTTCAACGACGGCTCCCACGGAATGGTGGGGGTTATCCGCGACATCACGGACAGAAAGCGGTACGAGAAGACGCTGACGTCGCTGAACCGGTCGGCGCACGAACTGTTCGAGTCGCAGACCAAACCCGACGTGGGCGAGACGGTGCTGAACACGGCGACGGAGATTCTCGAACTGGAGTCGGTCGTCGTCTACCTGTACGACGAGGAAGCGGGGGCGCTCCGACCGGTAGCGTGGGAGGGCGAAGGGACGCCCACGCGCATCGGACCGGGCGACGGCGCGCTGTGGACGTGTTTCGCGGAACACGAGTCGATAGCGCTCGGAACGGTCGAGACGACGCTCGACGAGTGGGACGAACTCGCCCCCGCGGACGTCCCGGAGTTATCGAACGGCGAGAGCGTCGTGATTCCGCTCGGCGAACACGGCGTGTTGGCGACGGTATCCTCGGGGGAAGACTCCCCGCGCGGGCAGTCGACCCTGACGCACCTCCTGGCCGCGAACGCCGAAGCGGCGCTCGACCGCGTGGCTCGGTCGGTCGAACTCGAACGTCGGAGGGGAGAGCTCTCTCAGCGGAACGAGGAACTGACCAGCCTCAACCGCTTCAACGAACTCCTTCGGGAGGTGAACCGCGTTCTCGTCGAGGCGGACTCCCGCGAGGCCATCGAGAAGGCGGTGTGCGAGCAGTTGGTGGACGGACCCTCCATCGCGTTCGCGTGGGTCGGCACGTACGACCGCGTCTCCGAGTCTATCGTCCCGCGCGCGTGGGCGGGCGCCGAACGCGGCTACCTCGACTGCCTGACGGACGACCCCGAGTCGTTCGAGGTCGAACCGAGCGTGCGGACCATCCAGAACGGCGAGACGACCGTCGTCGACAACGCCGGCCAGCGAATTCAGGAGTACCGGTGGCGGCGCGACGCCTTGGACAGGGGGTTCGTCTCCGTCGCCAGCTTTCCGCTGACGTACGGCGAGTTCGGCTACGGCGCCCTGACCGTCTACGCGACCGAACCGAACGCGTTCGACGAACGGACGAGGCTCATGTTCGAGGAACTCGGCGTCACGACGGCGAACGCCATCAACGGCGCGGAGGCGAAGGAGTCGCTGCACACCGAGTCGCTCATCGAACTCGACATCCGAATCACTAGTCCTAACGCCCCGCTGCTCCGCATCTCGCAGGCCTTCGGGGGGCAGATCGAACTGGAGGGGACGGTGCCGCAGCCATCGGGGTCGTCGCTGCTGTACCTGACGGTGAAAGGGTCCGACGCCGACATCGAATCCCTGTCGTCGCTGACGGTGGTCGAACGGGTGCGGAAGGTCGTCGAACGGGACGACGAGACGCTGGTGGAAGTGCAGTTGGCCGCCGAGGCGCTCCCGTCTCGGCTCGCGGACCTCGGTGCCGTCGTCCGCACGCTCAGTTCGACGCCCGACGCCCTCGACGTCGTCGTCGAACTCGCTCCGGGGTCGGACGTGCGCGAGTTCGTCGAACTTCTGCAGGAGCAGTACCCCGGAACCGAACTGAGCGCCAAGCGGACCCGCGAGCGGTCGATAGAGACCCAACAGTCTTTCCGCGCCGGATTGAGGGAGGCGTTGACCGACCGGCAGTTCGAGGCGCTGCGTACCGCCTACTTCTCGGGGTACTTCGACTGGCCCCGCGAACGGACGGCGAGCGACCTCGCGGAGTCGCTGGGTGTCGCACAACCCACATTTGCGCGGCACCTCCGTGTCGCCGAACGGAAACTCCTCGACAACCTGCTGTCGGACGAACAGCGAAGGCGTCGGTGA
- a CDS encoding BGTF surface domain-containing protein, producing MSETNNLRALLMAALVVMSVFAGVGTVSALDTGSASADPVAVGQDTATQDVTFSTTLDADETETITISGIPSAVDVLGVGASFENENGSFAVTDTNIDNGEVTVDITNEGNATETGNVTLALVHDTSDLGLDLIGDSVNFTVSNEAGENTTVPVALEANAAGDNDVIFQGQTVQVDVSGLNDSLTLREVDERDGGEISQSSFVEQLSAENGYVEIDTDDLEGDYVVSDGTGVNGANAVEFEVAVQSLTANWSEDSVTQGDSEDLELESGRSDYIVEVSADGLDADDLETIFGDSDAFVGTNDEDDSVYLDAGEQDEIPADFGDDIDAGDYEFDVEVTDTTASDSASIAVEESDADVNFADSVYTEQVGDVVEMSVNMEDRDEAYVYVGGDDVNYLEVVKLTDDDDDGMVNFTFNTYTANESNVNPFELVEDSDDELELATGDVETEDNGLPGAVDGTLSERLETGDYDLRTSTSLDYNVEDDEVEDEQDVATLDLGERNTSGIATWTAASGNADEFDDAQELLENVNESNVVAIGDRLVVQVNASGTSGVIDEDNVDSLLNGDEGMQFTVEEADAGANADSSELDLDSSNTAIYQNESSDQFFVVVDTRNVDVDDDTEYDATFTVGDEDADTSPIDYVDDEEEESVSTTFTAEEPDATLDLNDDDQFEVAQSQNAQVEFDTNLAGGSEVVVRLRSSASNSAFLLSNTVETDGNGTVMTTFDTSDVEVGTEFDMVVRSGSDEIASEDGIIVEGQNMTGTGTGEGTMSETPGTGTEMTGTEMSETPTETPGETTSEGSATPSEGTTTGSTDGGTPGFGVVVAVTALLAAALLAVRRD from the coding sequence ATGAGCGAAACAAACAATCTCCGTGCCCTGCTGATGGCGGCACTGGTGGTCATGTCGGTCTTTGCAGGCGTTGGAACGGTCAGCGCCCTCGATACCGGCTCCGCCAGCGCTGACCCGGTTGCCGTCGGCCAGGACACGGCTACCCAAGACGTAACATTCAGCACCACGCTGGATGCTGACGAGACAGAAACGATTACGATTAGCGGCATCCCGAGCGCTGTTGACGTTCTCGGTGTCGGTGCTTCCTTCGAGAACGAGAACGGCAGCTTCGCCGTCACGGACACCAACATCGACAACGGCGAAGTCACGGTCGACATTACCAACGAGGGTAACGCGACCGAGACCGGCAACGTCACGCTGGCGCTCGTCCACGACACGTCTGACCTCGGTCTCGACCTGATCGGTGACAGCGTGAACTTCACGGTCTCGAACGAGGCAGGCGAGAACACCACCGTCCCCGTCGCTCTTGAGGCTAACGCCGCAGGCGACAACGACGTCATCTTCCAGGGCCAGACCGTCCAGGTTGACGTCAGTGGTCTGAACGACAGCCTCACGCTCCGCGAAGTCGACGAGCGCGACGGCGGCGAAATCAGCCAGAGCAGCTTCGTCGAGCAGCTCAGCGCTGAGAACGGCTACGTCGAAATTGACACCGACGACCTCGAAGGAGACTACGTTGTCTCCGACGGCACCGGTGTCAACGGTGCGAACGCGGTCGAGTTCGAGGTCGCGGTCCAGAGCCTCACGGCCAACTGGAGCGAGGACTCCGTCACGCAGGGTGACAGCGAGGACCTCGAGCTCGAATCGGGTCGCAGCGACTACATCGTGGAAGTCAGCGCCGACGGTCTCGACGCTGACGACCTCGAAACGATCTTCGGTGACTCTGACGCCTTCGTCGGCACGAACGACGAGGACGACAGTGTCTACCTCGACGCGGGCGAGCAGGACGAGATTCCTGCTGACTTCGGCGACGATATCGACGCCGGTGACTACGAGTTCGACGTCGAAGTGACGGACACGACGGCCTCCGACTCGGCTTCCATCGCGGTCGAAGAGTCGGACGCTGACGTCAACTTCGCTGACTCGGTCTACACCGAGCAGGTCGGTGACGTCGTCGAGATGTCGGTCAACATGGAAGACCGCGACGAAGCGTACGTCTACGTCGGCGGTGACGACGTGAACTACCTCGAAGTCGTCAAGCTCACGGACGACGACGACGACGGTATGGTGAACTTCACGTTCAACACCTACACCGCGAACGAGAGCAACGTGAACCCGTTCGAGCTCGTCGAAGACTCTGACGACGAACTCGAACTCGCCACGGGCGACGTCGAGACGGAGGACAACGGTCTCCCCGGAGCAGTCGACGGCACTCTCAGCGAGCGCCTCGAGACCGGTGACTACGACCTCCGCACGAGCACGTCGCTCGACTACAACGTCGAGGACGATGAAGTCGAGGACGAGCAGGACGTCGCGACGCTCGACCTCGGCGAGCGTAACACGAGCGGCATCGCCACGTGGACCGCAGCGAGCGGTAACGCAGACGAGTTCGACGACGCGCAGGAACTCCTCGAGAACGTCAACGAGAGCAACGTGGTCGCCATCGGCGACCGTCTCGTTGTTCAGGTGAACGCCAGCGGTACCTCTGGTGTCATCGACGAGGATAACGTTGACTCGCTGCTGAACGGCGACGAGGGTATGCAGTTCACCGTCGAGGAGGCTGACGCCGGTGCGAACGCCGACTCGAGTGAACTCGACCTCGACAGCAGCAACACGGCAATCTACCAGAACGAGAGCTCCGATCAGTTCTTCGTGGTCGTCGACACGCGTAACGTCGACGTCGACGACGACACGGAGTACGACGCGACCTTCACCGTCGGCGACGAGGACGCGGACACGAGTCCGATCGACTACGTCGACGACGAGGAAGAGGAGAGCGTCTCCACGACGTTCACGGCCGAGGAACCTGACGCGACCCTCGACCTGAACGACGACGACCAGTTCGAGGTCGCGCAGTCGCAGAACGCACAGGTCGAGTTCGACACGAACCTCGCGGGCGGCTCCGAAGTCGTTGTCCGCCTCCGCAGTTCGGCCTCGAACTCCGCCTTCCTGCTCTCGAACACGGTCGAAACTGACGGCAACGGTACCGTCATGACGACGTTCGACACCTCGGACGTCGAAGTCGGTACGGAATTCGACATGGTGGTCCGCAGCGGTAGCGACGAAATCGCTAGCGAGGACGGCATCATCGTCGAAGGCCAGAACATGACGGGTACGGGCACGGGCGAAGGTACGATGTCGGAAACCCCCGGTACGGGTACCGAGATGACCGGCACCGAGATGTCCGAGACGCCCACCGAAACGCCCGGCGAGACCACGTCCGAAGGCTCGGCGACCCCCAGTGAGGGAACCACGACCGGTTCCACTGACGGTGGCACGCCCGGCTTCGGTGTGGTCGTCGCCGTGACGGCACTGCTGGCTGCGGCTCTGCTGGCAGTCCGCCGCGACTAA
- a CDS encoding glycosyltransferase family 4 protein: MDDIDLLVVGPTGGKDGGIGRYISEQLRHLDDRLSVRLFNSKTPSADGPLSLARGGLHAVADWVRFARESPPDVVHVHTSHYLSFYLSSAYVLFASRRWDVPVVLHVHGSSFDEFVAEASGPVAALQSLVFDACDAVVVLSEYWRETLSVRVDDSKLVVLPNAVVPDEYDPGTAADPQHVVFVSSHVERKGIAEFAAAVSELYDRGFDFRTTVAGSGPLSSHAETLAAEYDDAEYVGYVTEAEKRDLLSDASVYVLPTYAEGLPIAILEAMAGGNAVVSTDVGSIASVVDEANGAVVRPGDVEDLVSAMADILRDSETAARMGTESRRRVEADYAWSGVADELVSLYARLLGRPADRANVAQR, from the coding sequence ATGGACGACATCGACCTGCTGGTCGTGGGGCCGACGGGCGGGAAGGACGGCGGCATCGGTCGGTATATCTCCGAACAACTGCGCCACCTCGACGATAGGCTCTCGGTCCGACTGTTCAACTCCAAGACGCCGTCGGCTGACGGACCGCTGAGTCTCGCCCGCGGCGGCCTCCACGCCGTCGCCGACTGGGTTCGGTTCGCCCGCGAATCTCCACCCGACGTCGTCCACGTCCACACCTCCCACTATCTCTCCTTTTATCTCTCCTCGGCGTACGTTCTCTTCGCCTCGCGTCGCTGGGACGTGCCCGTCGTGCTTCACGTCCACGGCTCTTCGTTCGACGAGTTCGTCGCAGAGGCGTCCGGCCCCGTCGCCGCTCTCCAGTCGCTCGTCTTCGACGCTTGCGACGCCGTCGTCGTCCTCTCGGAGTACTGGCGCGAGACGCTCTCCGTTCGCGTCGACGACTCGAAACTGGTCGTTCTGCCGAACGCGGTGGTCCCCGACGAGTATGACCCCGGCACCGCCGCGGACCCACAGCACGTCGTCTTCGTTTCGAGTCACGTCGAGCGGAAGGGTATCGCCGAGTTCGCGGCGGCGGTCTCGGAGTTGTACGATCGTGGCTTCGACTTCCGCACCACGGTCGCCGGCTCCGGTCCGCTCTCGTCTCACGCCGAGACCCTCGCGGCCGAGTACGACGACGCCGAGTACGTCGGCTACGTGACCGAAGCCGAGAAGCGGGACCTCCTGAGCGACGCGTCGGTGTACGTCCTCCCGACCTACGCGGAGGGTCTTCCGATCGCTATCTTAGAGGCGATGGCGGGTGGTAACGCGGTCGTCTCGACGGACGTCGGCAGCATCGCCTCGGTCGTCGACGAAGCCAACGGTGCCGTCGTCCGACCGGGTGACGTGGAGGACCTCGTCTCCGCGATGGCGGATATCCTTCGGGACTCGGAGACGGCGGCCCGGATGGGCACCGAGAGCCGTCGCCGCGTCGAGGCGGATTACGCGTGGAGCGGCGTCGCCGACGAACTCGTCTCGCTGTACGCCCGACTGCTCGGCCGGCCGGCCGACCGAGCGAACGTCGCCCAACGCTGA
- a CDS encoding HalOD1 output domain-containing protein has translation MNQMGKNDGAMVDEELDWKIVSAVAEEKGVEPLELDERLYDVVDLDAVKELFVGMPNRAALVEGHVTFTLAGCEVVVDQAWNVDVTAAPSPNVAAD, from the coding sequence ATGAATCAGATGGGGAAGAACGACGGTGCGATGGTGGACGAGGAACTCGACTGGAAGATCGTGAGCGCGGTGGCCGAGGAGAAAGGCGTCGAACCGCTGGAACTCGACGAGCGACTGTACGACGTTGTCGACCTCGACGCGGTCAAGGAACTGTTCGTGGGGATGCCGAACCGCGCGGCGTTAGTCGAGGGACACGTGACGTTCACGCTCGCCGGGTGCGAAGTCGTCGTCGACCAAGCGTGGAACGTCGACGTCACGGCCGCCCCGTCACCCAACGTCGCCGCCGACTGA